Proteins encoded in a region of the Flavobacterium sp. MDT1-60 genome:
- a CDS encoding beta-xylosidase: MCKLIKYWLIVIALQFCVSSYAQSPEIKIDLKQEIGTMKPVWAWFGYDEPNYTYMKDGKKLLSEIAALSPVPVYVRTHSLLVTGDGSAALKWGSTNAYTEDNKGNPIYNWRIIDSIFDTYVSRGMKPLAQIGFMPEALSTHPVPYRHYWKPGDPYTDIITGWAYPPKDYNKWRNLVYEWVKHSVERYGQKEVESWYWEVWNEPNGHYWKGTREEFFKMYDYAADGLKKALPTAKIGGINIAGTRGKGAQEWTNDFIKHCISGINYATGKKGSPMDAILFHAKGWPKLVDGTVRMDMAPQLNDIETGFKLTMLYPETKDLPIIIGESDPEGCAACGMATNPENAYRNGIMYSSYTAASFARKYILADQTKANFLGAVSWSFEFENQPWFYGFRDLATNGVDKPVLNVFRMFGMMSGTRLNVVSNRMYPVEDILKSSVRGTQSDIGALASKDSKSAAIMVWNYHDDDKPGPTEIVNLFIENIPSKKASLTIYLIDKENSNSYEVWKKMGSPQNPTQQQIEVLEKSGKLKNISAKKIKIRDNKTVVALKMERQAVALVKLEW, translated from the coding sequence ATGTGTAAATTAATAAAGTATTGGCTGATAGTTATTGCACTTCAATTTTGTGTTAGTTCCTATGCTCAGAGTCCTGAAATTAAAATTGACCTTAAACAGGAAATAGGTACTATGAAACCAGTATGGGCATGGTTTGGGTATGATGAACCCAACTATACTTATATGAAAGATGGTAAAAAACTTCTTAGTGAAATTGCAGCATTAAGTCCCGTGCCAGTTTATGTGCGTACACACAGTTTGTTAGTAACAGGTGATGGTAGTGCCGCTTTGAAGTGGGGATCTACCAATGCTTATACCGAAGATAATAAGGGCAATCCGATATACAATTGGAGAATTATTGATAGTATTTTTGATACCTATGTTTCGCGTGGTATGAAACCCTTAGCACAAATCGGTTTTATGCCTGAAGCTTTATCTACACATCCAGTTCCATACAGACATTATTGGAAACCCGGAGATCCTTATACAGATATTATTACGGGATGGGCTTATCCGCCTAAAGATTATAATAAATGGAGAAATCTTGTATATGAATGGGTTAAACATTCGGTAGAGCGTTACGGACAAAAAGAAGTAGAAAGCTGGTATTGGGAAGTTTGGAATGAACCAAACGGACATTACTGGAAAGGCACTCGTGAAGAATTTTTTAAGATGTATGATTATGCTGCAGACGGACTTAAAAAAGCATTGCCAACTGCAAAAATAGGAGGTATTAATATTGCCGGAACAAGGGGTAAGGGCGCTCAGGAATGGACCAATGATTTTATTAAACATTGTATAAGTGGTATTAACTACGCTACAGGCAAGAAAGGTTCACCAATGGATGCTATACTTTTTCATGCTAAAGGATGGCCTAAATTGGTAGATGGAACGGTTAGAATGGATATGGCTCCCCAATTAAATGATATCGAAACTGGTTTTAAACTCACGATGTTATATCCGGAAACAAAAGATTTGCCGATTATTATCGGGGAGTCGGATCCTGAAGGTTGTGCTGCTTGCGGAATGGCAACCAATCCGGAGAATGCTTACCGTAATGGTATTATGTATTCAAGTTATACAGCGGCCTCTTTTGCACGAAAATATATATTGGCAGATCAGACAAAAGCCAATTTTCTCGGTGCGGTTTCCTGGTCTTTTGAGTTTGAAAACCAACCTTGGTTTTATGGTTTTCGTGATCTTGCTACCAATGGAGTTGACAAACCGGTGTTAAATGTTTTCAGAATGTTTGGAATGATGTCCGGCACGCGTTTAAATGTTGTCAGCAATCGTATGTATCCGGTCGAAGATATTCTGAAATCTAGTGTTCGTGGTACTCAGTCTGATATTGGCGCACTGGCATCCAAAGACTCAAAATCGGCAGCTATAATGGTTTGGAATTATCACGATGATGACAAACCCGGACCAACAGAAATTGTTAATCTTTTTATTGAAAACATTCCGTCTAAAAAAGCTTCTCTGACTATTTACTTAATCGATAAAGAAAACAGCAATTCTTATGAGGTATGGAAAAAAATGGGATCGCCACAAAATCCTACGCAACAACAGATCGAGGTACTTGAAAAATCTGGAAAACTAAAAAACATATCTGCAAAAAAAATAAAAATAAGGGACAACAAAACAGTTGTAGCTTTAAAAATGGAGCGTCAGGCAGTGGCTTTGGTGAAACTGGAATGGTAA
- a CDS encoding BNR repeat-containing protein, whose product MNIALNSQLKRKLAIVKSLFLVMLFFSFSVSAQLKTTESEIGLGWSNNSVNTVIFRNSALTSFKGNQYTAYYDPDGRMVLAKRKLNSKKWDRVVTPYSGNVKDAHNDISIVIDSDGYLHVSWDHHDTRLRYARSKMPFSLELGEEKPMTGEDEAKVTYPEFHNLPNGNLLFCYRSGASGRGNMIMKSYDVKTQQWTSLQNNLIDGENQRSAYWQMCVGDKGIYISWVWRESWDVSTNHDICYAFSADGGKTWKKSTGEKYILPITKETAEHAWEVPQNSSLINQTAMTVDEQGNPFIATYWDNNGIPQYKVVYLSGGKWNLINTDFHVKPFTLGGGGTKRIPISRPEILVNKAMLYLLFRDEERDNKITLGYTNLQKTQWKIQDLSRLSVGQWEPNFDKELWRDKKQLHIFLKM is encoded by the coding sequence ATGAATATAGCTTTAAATAGCCAATTAAAAAGAAAATTAGCCATTGTTAAAAGTTTGTTTTTAGTGATGCTGTTTTTTTCATTCAGTGTCAGTGCTCAGCTAAAAACTACTGAGAGTGAAATCGGTTTAGGATGGAGTAATAATTCTGTTAATACCGTTATTTTTAGAAACAGTGCGCTGACTTCTTTTAAAGGAAATCAATATACTGCATACTACGATCCAGATGGGCGGATGGTTTTAGCGAAGCGTAAATTAAATTCAAAAAAATGGGACAGAGTTGTCACTCCATACAGTGGTAATGTAAAAGATGCTCATAATGATATTAGTATTGTAATAGATTCTGATGGTTACCTTCATGTGAGTTGGGATCATCATGATACCCGTTTGCGTTATGCGAGAAGTAAAATGCCATTTAGTTTAGAACTAGGAGAAGAAAAACCAATGACAGGAGAGGATGAGGCTAAAGTAACTTATCCTGAATTTCATAATTTACCTAATGGAAATTTATTGTTTTGTTATCGTTCCGGGGCTTCGGGACGAGGAAATATGATTATGAAATCTTACGATGTAAAAACGCAGCAATGGACTTCATTACAAAATAATTTAATTGACGGCGAAAATCAACGCAGTGCATATTGGCAAATGTGCGTAGGTGACAAAGGAATTTATATTTCATGGGTTTGGAGAGAAAGCTGGGACGTATCTACGAACCATGATATTTGTTATGCCTTTTCTGCTGATGGAGGAAAAACATGGAAAAAATCTACTGGAGAAAAATACATTTTGCCTATTACAAAAGAAACCGCTGAACATGCCTGGGAAGTACCACAAAACAGCAGTTTAATCAATCAAACGGCAATGACTGTTGATGAGCAGGGAAATCCATTTATTGCGACTTATTGGGACAATAATGGAATTCCACAATATAAAGTGGTGTATTTGTCTGGCGGAAAATGGAATTTAATTAATACCGATTTTCATGTCAAACCATTTACTTTAGGGGGAGGAGGCACCAAAAGAATCCCTATTTCACGTCCTGAAATTTTGGTAAATAAAGCAATGTTGTATTTGCTTTTTAGAGATGAAGAAAGGGATAATAAAATAACATTAGGCTATACCAATTTGCAAAAAACACAATGGAAAATACAAGATCTCAGCCGACTTTCTGTCGGACAATGGGAACCTAATTTTGATAAAGAACTTTGGAGAGATAAAAAACAATTGCACATTTTTCTCAAAATGTAA
- a CDS encoding PAS domain S-box protein, whose protein sequence is MKTKKAKHKNNSITNYFQEPLIDLGKILDFSMDLICSCDEEGKFVWVNKASERILGYQLEELIGKKYNDLICHEDVSNPINEDFDFSNGSHVPIFEKKFIHKNGNIIYLQWSAVWDDVKNYAIV, encoded by the coding sequence ATGAAAACCAAAAAGGCAAAACATAAAAATAATAGTATCACTAATTATTTTCAGGAACCGTTAATTGACCTTGGTAAAATCTTAGATTTTTCAATGGATCTGATTTGCTCTTGTGATGAAGAAGGAAAGTTTGTTTGGGTAAACAAAGCTTCAGAACGCATTTTAGGCTACCAGCTTGAAGAATTAATCGGCAAAAAATACAACGATTTAATATGTCATGAAGATGTTAGTAATCCGATAAATGAAGATTTTGATTTTAGTAACGGTTCGCACGTACCTATATTTGAAAAAAAGTTCATACACAAAAACGGGAATATCATTTATTTACAATGGTCAGCTGTATGGGATGATGTAAAAAATTATGCTATTGTATAG
- a CDS encoding PAS domain-containing protein, giving the protein MGRDITEKKSIEKAFEIERLRFYNLYSQAPSCMGILKGPDHVYELANELYLQLIDKRDIIGKTVKEVLPELETQGIFEILDTVYRTGETFSANEMLIKLDRYGNGKLVDAYLNFIYQAHRDANNNIDGILFFANDVTEQVLSRKKSKKEKKCIRI; this is encoded by the coding sequence ATAGGCCGGGATATTACTGAGAAAAAAAGCATAGAAAAAGCTTTTGAGATTGAGAGACTACGGTTCTATAATTTATATTCGCAAGCACCTTCCTGTATGGGTATTTTAAAAGGACCTGATCATGTCTATGAATTGGCAAATGAACTTTATCTACAATTAATAGATAAAAGAGATATTATTGGTAAGACAGTAAAAGAAGTTCTACCGGAACTAGAAACACAAGGGATTTTTGAAATTTTAGATACTGTTTATAGAACAGGAGAAACCTTTTCAGCTAATGAAATGTTGATAAAACTTGATCGTTATGGAAATGGAAAATTAGTGGATGCTTATTTAAATTTCATTTATCAGGCACATAGGGATGCTAATAATAATATTGATGGTATCCTTTTCTTCGCAAATGACGTAACGGAGCAGGTTTTATCCCGAAAAAAATCGAAGAAAGAGAAAAAATGTATAAGGATTTAA
- a CDS encoding LytTR family DNA-binding domain-containing protein, producing MTPINAIIISEEKETLLILKKFEEENSMIIQIVGDAKCISDGIVIIKQKKPNVIFLDVIHNDELFFEMLEELEFSIPKLVFISAQKEYAFKAFKHNAIDFLLKPIDFNTIILAVYKVIKRREMELSYQNQKINNTSTLNSLTHSNDYVAVASLEKIELIPMAEISFCKADGKYTVFVLSNGNKIMSSRNLGEYSAILDNSFFFRIHHSYIINIRHIAKISKKDGYFCEFSNGAIIPVAKRRQDDFNKFIKLKE from the coding sequence ATGACTCCAATAAATGCCATAATCATATCAGAAGAAAAAGAGACTCTCCTTATTTTAAAAAAATTTGAAGAGGAAAACTCTATGATTATACAAATAGTTGGTGATGCAAAGTGTATCAGCGATGGAATCGTCATAATAAAACAAAAAAAACCAAATGTGATTTTTTTGGATGTAATACATAATGATGAGCTTTTTTTTGAAATGCTTGAAGAATTAGAATTTAGCATTCCAAAACTCGTATTTATATCAGCGCAAAAAGAATATGCCTTCAAAGCATTTAAGCATAATGCCATTGACTTTTTATTAAAACCAATTGATTTTAATACAATTATTTTGGCTGTATATAAAGTAATTAAAAGAAGAGAAATGGAACTTTCGTATCAGAATCAAAAAATTAATAATACAAGTACCCTGAATTCATTAACTCATTCCAATGACTATGTGGCTGTTGCATCCTTGGAAAAAATAGAATTAATACCAATGGCAGAAATTTCTTTTTGCAAAGCCGATGGAAAATATACTGTCTTTGTCCTTTCTAATGGAAATAAGATCATGTCCAGCAGAAATCTGGGAGAGTATAGTGCTATTCTGGATAACAGTTTTTTTTTTCGAATACACCATTCTTATATTATCAACATTCGTCATATCGCTAAAATTTCAAAAAAAGATGGGTATTTCTGTGAATTTTCTAATGGAGCAATTATACCGGTTGCCAAAAGACGACAAGATGATTTTAACAAATTCATAAAACTTAAAGAATAA
- a CDS encoding nucleosidase: MIRITKELSFPLENILFSFALKSEAADVFDGHNTLITGIGKVNAAYELSKAIQHKKPSLIVNLGSAGSNYFQKGDVICCSKFIQRDMDVRGLGFEQYETPLSNLPILLEYGFEMEGLQTGICGTGDNFEMGHNTRIYNVVDMEAYALAMIAMKENIPFLCLKYISDGADDNAADDWMIQVHKAAVAYGNILNLNKNNISI, translated from the coding sequence ATGATAAGAATTACAAAAGAGCTATCATTCCCGTTAGAAAATATATTGTTTTCATTTGCACTGAAATCTGAAGCAGCTGATGTATTTGATGGTCATAATACGCTCATTACCGGAATTGGAAAAGTAAATGCAGCTTATGAATTATCCAAAGCCATTCAACATAAAAAACCATCACTCATTGTAAATCTTGGATCGGCAGGAAGCAATTATTTCCAGAAAGGTGATGTTATTTGCTGTTCTAAATTTATTCAAAGAGACATGGACGTCAGAGGTTTAGGCTTCGAACAATATGAAACTCCGTTATCAAATTTGCCCATACTTCTTGAATATGGATTTGAGATGGAGGGTTTGCAGACAGGTATCTGCGGAACTGGTGATAATTTTGAGATGGGGCATAATACCAGGATTTATAATGTTGTAGATATGGAAGCCTATGCATTGGCAATGATTGCAATGAAAGAAAATATTCCATTTTTGTGTTTAAAATATATTTCAGATGGAGCCGACGATAATGCAGCTGACGATTGGATGATTCAGGTTCACAAGGCTGCAGTAGCTTATGGAAATATTCTGAATTTGAACAAAAACAACATTTCTATTTAG
- a CDS encoding PAS domain-containing sensor histidine kinase, with protein MYKDLIHKLPVATYSCDIEGRIVLYNKAAVALWGKEPELGKDVWYESWDVTNNKNSHSTLNLCSMATALKNGDPILRREIIIERPNGDKRNVLPYPVPFHNTEGQITGAVIVLADITEIKLAQKELRKSEKKYRYLFDNNPMPMWIITLETFKFLDVNKMAILQYGYSREEFLSMTALDIRPDDDKSHFIKSSDTSKINKSNYNRGIWNHLKKDGTIVQVEIIAHDIMYEGIPARLILSNDISDRKKAETNLEKRNKELIKTNSELDRFVYSVSHDLRSPLTSILGLLSFIETESQESDTLKHAELIRSSINRLDDFIKNILSYSRNNRTGLEVEKISLNEIFHGIVDSLQSMKEAKGIRYEIEVREQQPFYTDRLRFNTVLENLISNAIKYHKKEESNRYIKIFGYSDHESLHLTIADNGIGIAPEYHKKIYDMFFRLSGKDGSGIGLYIVKDTIEILQGSIKVQSEKGAGTTFTITLKNLKPC; from the coding sequence ATGTATAAGGATTTAATTCATAAATTACCTGTTGCCACCTACTCGTGCGATATAGAAGGACGAATAGTACTCTATAATAAGGCTGCAGTTGCTTTATGGGGAAAAGAGCCTGAATTAGGAAAAGATGTATGGTACGAATCATGGGATGTTACCAATAATAAAAATAGTCATTCAACTCTCAATTTATGTTCGATGGCTACAGCATTAAAAAATGGTGATCCAATCCTTAGAAGGGAAATCATTATCGAACGCCCCAATGGAGATAAGCGGAATGTCTTGCCATACCCTGTTCCGTTTCACAATACAGAAGGTCAGATAACAGGAGCGGTTATTGTCCTCGCTGATATTACCGAAATTAAATTGGCACAAAAAGAGTTGCGGAAAAGCGAAAAAAAATATAGGTATCTTTTTGACAATAACCCAATGCCAATGTGGATTATCACTTTAGAAACTTTTAAATTTCTCGATGTAAATAAAATGGCTATTTTGCAATATGGATATAGCCGTGAAGAATTTCTTTCTATGACTGCTTTGGACATACGTCCAGATGATGATAAAAGTCATTTCATAAAATCGAGTGATACTTCAAAAATTAATAAATCAAATTATAACAGGGGAATATGGAATCATTTGAAGAAGGATGGAACTATTGTTCAAGTTGAAATTATTGCACATGATATTATGTATGAGGGGATCCCGGCGAGGTTAATTCTTTCGAATGACATCTCCGATCGTAAAAAAGCAGAAACAAATCTGGAAAAAAGAAATAAAGAACTCATCAAAACCAATTCAGAACTGGATCGATTTGTATACAGTGTATCTCACGATTTACGTTCTCCCCTAACTTCCATTCTTGGTCTTCTTTCCTTTATTGAAACAGAAAGTCAGGAAAGCGATACTCTTAAACATGCTGAATTAATACGCAGTAGTATTAATCGTTTGGATGACTTTATTAAAAATATTTTAAGTTACTCACGAAACAACCGTACAGGACTTGAAGTGGAAAAGATTTCACTTAATGAAATATTCCATGGGATAGTTGATTCGCTACAAAGCATGAAAGAAGCTAAAGGAATTCGTTATGAAATTGAAGTCAGGGAACAGCAGCCTTTTTATACAGACAGACTTCGCTTTAATACAGTCTTAGAAAATCTTATTTCAAATGCAATAAAATACCATAAGAAGGAAGAATCAAACAGGTATATAAAAATATTTGGTTATTCAGATCATGAAAGTCTACATTTGACCATAGCAGATAACGGAATCGGAATTGCACCGGAATATCATAAAAAAATATATGATATGTTTTTTAGACTTTCAGGCAAAGATGGCTCAGGCATCGGTTTATATATTGTAAAAGATACAATAGAAATATTACAGGGTTCTATAAAAGTGCAGTCAGAAAAAGGGGCTGGAACCACATTTACTATCACACTAAAAAATTTGAAACCATGTTAA
- a CDS encoding cellulase family glycosylhydrolase, whose protein sequence is MKKRYLLMLSIIVCACSKDDVTEMNQTSLAENESVIENTVKNNNATAKVGAASIAGLNWADGRDNFVDGWVILSGLEAGDNYSTVVAKTDAVLNGFTSKISGVNTIRIPINPPSVSESWWASYQGVIDKATSKGWKVIIACWESSSSKNGIIDNTTAFWSMWTTVVNKYQGNSNVYFEPFNEPHGYTLAQLTTIYAQFLSTYPNVPKGRIILGGTGYSENVTGVGADTRFNGCLLGLHNYAFWATRSVTQWRADWRSRVGSYASRTVITEFGAGMNSGKDYQNGNQSDNEIAYIVATSDVCRTDNIASVYWPGLRDGDSYSLFTRGGSGTNITINTVNSSGIFRVRYGWGEN, encoded by the coding sequence ATGAAAAAAAGATATTTACTTATGTTAAGCATCATTGTGTGTGCATGTTCAAAAGATGATGTTACTGAAATGAATCAGACAAGTTTAGCAGAAAATGAATCCGTAATTGAAAATACGGTGAAAAATAATAATGCTACTGCTAAAGTAGGAGCGGCATCGATTGCCGGACTGAACTGGGCAGACGGGCGAGATAATTTTGTGGATGGCTGGGTTATTCTATCGGGTTTAGAAGCAGGTGATAATTATAGTACAGTTGTGGCAAAAACAGATGCAGTATTAAATGGTTTTACAAGTAAAATAAGCGGGGTTAATACGATTCGTATTCCAATTAATCCACCCTCTGTTTCTGAGAGTTGGTGGGCTAGTTATCAAGGGGTGATAGATAAGGCTACCAGTAAAGGCTGGAAAGTAATTATTGCCTGTTGGGAGTCTTCATCATCAAAAAATGGTATCATTGATAATACAACTGCTTTTTGGAGTATGTGGACTACAGTTGTAAATAAATATCAAGGTAACTCAAATGTATATTTTGAACCATTCAACGAGCCTCATGGATATACTTTAGCTCAGTTAACGACTATTTATGCTCAGTTTCTTTCCACTTATCCGAATGTTCCAAAAGGACGAATAATTCTGGGAGGAACAGGATATTCGGAAAATGTTACCGGAGTCGGAGCAGATACCCGTTTTAATGGATGTTTACTGGGATTACATAATTATGCTTTTTGGGCCACCAGATCAGTTACACAATGGAGAGCAGATTGGCGTAGTAGAGTAGGAAGTTATGCCAGTCGTACAGTAATTACTGAATTTGGTGCCGGGATGAACTCCGGTAAGGATTATCAAAACGGAAATCAATCTGACAATGAAATTGCTTATATAGTAGCAACCAGCGATGTATGCAGAACAGATAATATTGCCAGCGTTTATTGGCCTGGATTGAGAGATGGAGATTCTTACAGTTTGTTTACCAGAGGTGGGAGCGGAACTAATATTACAATTAATACGGTTAACAGTTCTGGTATTTTTCGTGTAAGATATGGCTGGGGTGAGAATTAA